From the genome of Solanum dulcamara chromosome 12, daSolDulc1.2, whole genome shotgun sequence:
CAGGAGGAGGTCATTACTCATGATCAGCTCCTTAGGGTACCTGCACCtacatacaaaaacaaagacaaagcaaagaaaagaaaagacctcaAACAGTTCTTTGGAGCTAGTTAGCTTTAAATCggttaattttttcaaagtcgctcgactaacgtctccaattatccgattgaggtgaaaattcttaggctttgcaattactatatttgctgtgttcctgcaacatttggaggtctTTTGGAGAAGATAGAAGCTCCAAATTGTGAAGTGCACCATTGGGAGGCTTAAGTCGACTAacattttcaaggtcgctcgactaacgtctccaattatccgttggagATGAAACTTCTTTGGTTGTgcaaatatagtattttctgtatccctgcaaagtttggaggtcATTTGTACAAGTTGGaagctccaagttgtgaagtgctccatttggggacttaagttggttgactttttcaaggtcgctcgactaacgtctctaattatccgtttgagctgagacttcttgggctttgcccCTACTATATTTGCTGTGATCCTGTGCAATATGGATTCCTTTTGATGTTGCATGGtgcttttgtttgttgttgcagTTGTGACATGTGCAGGAATTCTGAGTGCCTGacctttgttgttgttgttgaattgcttgtttgtgcaggtgtTGTATGACTGCTGAGTCTCTAAGGCAAGTCCAACCTTGGAATAGCTGTGGTAAATTTCCAGTATACACCTGACTGGCCCTCCACTAGTTGGATGATATGGTGCCTGTGTATTTATACCTACAAGGCCAAAAAGGAGAAAGACAAAGAAGAAAGGTTCTATTCTAATCCTAACCTGTAAAATAAGATTGGTTATTTTAAGAAGGCATAAGCCAAGGGAGGTGTTCCCTTTTACCATGGTCCTAACTATAGAACcttcaaattaattattactATGCATAGCAATAAGTAATTTGAATAGTAAGTTGGACCAAGGAGGCTGACAAGGTCATGGTggcttcttgattctcttaagccttcttcttctgaagttgGCCATTTCCAGTTTGTCAAGCTCAAAGTAAGCTCTTGCCTCTTTGAGAAGCTCTTGTTTATTGAGATATATCTGTGGAGTAGTGCATTTGTGGCTATGTTTGGACAAAACATCAGCTGTAAAATTGGCTTCTCTGTAAGTGTGGCTGCATTTGAAAACCTGGAATTGATGACTGATGTCCTGCAGCTGTTGGAGTTGTGTTCTGACAGTCCATGGTGGTTGAGCTAGGTGTTTTATCCATCTGATTACTAGCTCAGAGTCCACTTCAAGGATCACTTTAGTATATCCTAATTGGAgacaccaagtcaaaccaaagatGGCTGCCAATATTTCAGATTGGTTGTTTGTACCTTCTCCAAAAGGGGTTGAGAAAGCAAAGAGAAGATCTCCTTGATTGTTCCTTAGCAATCCTCCCCCTCCTATTTTTCCAGGGTTGTGAAGTGCACTaccatcagtgttcagcttcaccATGTGAGCTGAAGGTTTCCTCTAGTAGACAGTACTAACATTAACTTCATTAGTACATTTTTCCACAagaaggaccagttccttccatCTATTTGGCCAGCTGATATAGGAGTAGGTAGTGCTTAGAAGGTTGAAGTTATCCTTGAAGACTGAGTAGATCACTCTTGTAATATTGGACTGCTTCCCTCCATATTTGATGgcacatctatttttccataggttccaacatATGAAGATTGGAGTTGCTTGTAGGATAAGTTTATGGACCTCATTACTGTAATTACTGGACCACCACCTCATCATCAGGTTTCTAAGGGGTGTGTATTCTTTACTAATACCCAGAGAATCAGAAAATACACTCCAAACCTTCCTGGCAAAGTTTCCagaaacaaatatatggtcaATGGTATCCAAACCAGCTCTATGGCAACAGTAACATTGGGCTGGGGCTTCTCCAAAGCTGATAAGTTTTTCATTAGTAGGTAGTTTCCCTCTAAGTGCTCTCCAGAGTAGGAAGGAACACTTAAAAGGAATGTGTTTGTGCCATGTTTGAGAGTTAATTCTTGTCTTACTCCTTTTGTCCCTGATAAGttcccaggcagaagaacaactaaaTTCCCCACTGCTATTAGGCTTCCAAGAGGCCTGATCAAGTTTGTGGGGCTGATAGTTGATGTTACTTGCCAGGATGCTAGGTACAAACTGAGGAGGTGTTTTCTGAGAGACCAGTTCTACATTCCATTGACcattaatcatgaaagaagaCACCTTAGTATTGTTCTGTCTACTACTAGCTGACCTGAAATTAACTAAGGGGCCAACTCCTaaccaattatcccaccaaaagaggcaagaACCAGACTGTATCTGCCATTGGATATGAGGCTCAACATTGTGCTTGTtcttcatgaggtgcttccatatCAGAGACTGTCCTGTGTGCCATTTTTTGGTTATAGGATTTGACCTCTGACAGTACTTAGCTTTGAGGAACTCACTCCATAAGGAATTCTTAGTTCTGAatatccaccattgtttgtattggaaAGACTTGGCAACATCTGATATTAGTCTCACTCCAATACCACCCTCTTCATAGGGATAACTCAGATTCTTCCAAGAAGACCAATGATATTTCCTCCTTTCattcttccacccccagaagaaATTGGCTGTGATGCtttgaatttgcttgatagtGGTTGCAGGAGGGGAACTAGCAGATAACAAGTGAATAGGAAGTGCTTGGATGACATGCTTAATCAAAGTAACTCTTTCTCCATAGCTAATTAATTTTGCCTGCCATCCAGCTATCCTAGCCACAACTTTAGCTATAAGCTCAGAATAATAGATGATCCTCTGTCTACCAATGTAAAGAGGACACCCCAGATATGTGATAGGGCTGTTCTTTTGCTTGAAGCCTGTAACTTTCTTGATTCTTCTAACAGTAGAGTTGAAGGCATTTGAGGGTACCATGAAGTTACTCTTGTCTCTATTGATCAATTGGCCTGAAGCATGCTCATAGGTATGTAGTGTCTCCATGATAAGCTTCAAGGTATGAGATCTTCCAGATGAGAATATGATgatgtcatctgcaaaactaAGATGATTAATTTGAGGGCCCTTTTTAGCCATCAGGAAACCATGATATTGGGGGTGTTGACGAAGGTTGTTCATGAGCCTGGAgaggacttcagcacctatgatAAACAAAGCTGGTGATAATGGATCCCCTTGCTTAAGGCCTCTTGtggaatgaaagaatccatgccttgaaccattaataatgatggaataccaattatcagccataattctccataccatatcaatgaaaccttcttcaaatcccattttcctcaaaactagacaagtataggaccaagataccctatcataggctttagccatgtcaagtttgataaCTACAttgcctcctacatttggctTCTTGATCTGGTGTATAATCTCTTGGGCTAGcataatattttcagaaatATTCCTGCCTTTgacaaatccagattggttaAGGGAAATGAGGTTGGGTAGGATAGGTGCCAGTCTAAGGGAAATGAGTTTGGAGATGATTTTGtttgtgaagttgctaaggctaattGGTCTATACTCAGAGAGCTTGTTAGGATGGTGTACTTTTGGGAGCAGCACCAAACAAGAGTGAGTAAAGTATTTAGGCATAGCTTGTCCACAGAAGAAAGATAGAATCACTTTAAGGAGgtcctcttttatgatgttccaacatgcttggaagaacttgccattcattccatcaggtCCAGCAGCTGAATTGGGATTCATTAAAAACACTACAGTTCTCAACTCCTCAATTGTAGGGATAGCTTTCAGGTTTCTGTTATGCTCATCAGTGACCATCCTGGGAATACATTGGAGGGTATGCTCCTGAATTTGTGTCTCCTCACCAGTGAAAATGGCTTGGAAGTGTTCACATGCAGCTTTGGCTATGTTTTCTTCACCTTGTACCCAATTATCATCCTCATTCTGGATCTTATGGATGTATAATTTCCTCCTCCTTCCTCTTATCAAGGCATGAAAATACTTGGAATTCACATCACCctctttgaaccaatgcaacTGAGTTTTTTGCTTTAGCATGGATTCCTCCAGTTTCAGGTATTTTATATACTCTGCATTGATGGCATGGAGCTTTGTTTTGTTCTCTTCAGAATTACTAGAGATTAGCTCTTCCTCTGCATGTCTAGTCTtgtcttcatattctttaactttggCATATATATCACCAAATTGCAATCTGGACCAAGTACTAAGAGTGGCTGCCAACCTCTTTATTTTCTGATGGAAACAccacattggattaccctcCATGGTCCTGTTCCAGCAATTACTAACAGTATCCAAGAAAGATGGTTGTTCTGTCCAGCAGTtaaggaatttgaaatatttggtgTGTTGTTGGTTTTGATCAGTCATCTCCAGCAGTAAGGGGCAGTGATCTGAACCCACAGAGGGTAGATGAGTAATGGTAGTCTGAGACATCATCTCTAGCCACTTATCGTTGACCATTCCTCTGTCAAGTCTCTTCCAGATTTTGAACATTATACCCCTTAGATTAGACCAAGTGTATCTCTGACCACAAAACCCAAGATCTTGTAGTCCACAGGCTTCTATGATGCTGATGAACTCAaggctctttttcatattgtaagTGACACCTCCCAACTTTTCTTGAGGGTCTGTgataacattgaaatcacctAATGTGCACCATGGAAGGGAGGTGGCTGACTGTTGTAGCATGCTATCCCACAgaggtcttctgagatgatctttgcattttgcatatacaaaggtaactATGAACTGATTTGGATTCATTACATGATTAAATTCACAAGTAATCAACTGCTCCTCATTTTCCAATATCCTGCAGTCTACATCCTTGGTCCAAAAaagccaaatcttaccatttggattaCTAATAGCATGGtccatgttgagttgatttctgaAGTACTGAATCTGAATGCTATCAGAAAAAGGCTCTAGGATGGCAATAATGGGAATTTGATGGATACTCTTAAGAGATTTAAGTCTTTCCATGGCTCCTTtggtattaatacccctcacattcTAGCATAGTGTACTAATCATTGAGAGTTTTTGGAAGTGAACAGCCTAGTGTGAGGTCTGCTTGTGCGAGCAAAAATAGTTGGACTAATGGGTTTATTACTGTGACTGGTTCTATGAATTCCTCTAGGGGACAAACCTTGGGAGTTAGCTATTCGTTGAATCTCATCATCATACTCATTTGTGTAAGATGTACCTAAGGGTCTGTTTAAGTGTTCACTGGCAGCATCCTCCTCATCTAGATCCTTCAAGGGTTGGTCCTCATAGTCACCCTCATCTTCAGACTCAATAACTGCATATTCATCCAGGTCAGGAGGGACTTctatattagtattagtattagtattgagGGTACATTTGGGGAGAGATTGTGTGTATTGTTCTGCAGTTCTGCTTGCAGGATGTTGAGGAGGTGTGTGGTTGTACTGAGTTTGCAAGGATGTAATATCCATCCCCCCTTGGTCATCCTCCAGCACAAATTGTTGGCATCCAAGGTTAGGATGTTGTTCTTTCACATTGTCTACTACCAGAGGAATTTGTTCCTCGTGAGACAAATTCCTTTCttctactcttttttttaatgcatCCCTTCTCATTTTGCTcagtttattctttttttcattagaCCCTGTGACACTAGTGCTTGCTACAGACCCTAAATCCTTGGCCATAGATCCCAGCTGAGTATTATGACTGGTAGTGTCAATATTCCTATTTGTGTGGTCATTAGGCTGATTAAATGTAGgtaaatttatgttatgaaTTGCAGGGGTTGAGTCTTCTCCCTGAAAATGCAGCATGTGCATTTGAGTTGGGACCTGACAGTTCCTCTGTTGCTGCTGCATATCAACATCCCTTCTGtcaacatgcattgcattgtcCTTCAAGCTAATATCTGCTCTTTCCTCCAAGGATTCCTTTGAGTTAACAGGTGCAACTTCTTCCAAGATTTGCAGATTTGTAGGCTGAGTAGGAGTTGTAATGTTGCCCATTTCTAGATTGAAAATGGGAGAAACTGCAGGTCCCAGTTCATGCAACTCTGTTGCCCTATTTTGCAcattcttttcatttattttagcagctgaaaaaatatatgaagtggtagcaggagctctagagtcactcctagggtcaaccataccgttctcatgcaaaacatgataCATAACCCCCCCTCTGGGTACCCCTTCCTGCAAGTTAGTTGGCTTCTCCTGAAACccaccatcctcacctccattAACTACTTCAGCAGCAACAGTTAAAACATTCAATACATTAAGACTACAGGGGGAGCCATGGGagattgggagcattgagtcaatacctgatcGATGCTCGCTTTGTACGGTTTGAATTGCGCTGGTCGTAGTGACAGTATTACCATCAATACCTGTAGTTCTGAGTTGAGTGGGTTTATATACCTGTTGAGTGTTACCTTGTATCTTTTGGGTGTTTTGTACGGTTTGGGTCTTCCCTttgaattttcttctcttttgggttTGCCATTGGTTGTTTGGGACTTGATTCCTGTTCTGATTATTTGAGTGTTCCTGTATTTTGTTTCTTCCTCCTTGAGTTGTGGTGGTTGTTTCTTGTATCGGTACCTATTGTCTGACACTTACAACATTAGTTAAAACAGTTGGAGaagagatcatacctgtgttttttgtcgactcatctttctttggctcttCTTCCTTGTTTTTGGCCTTATTGCATTCTGCATCTCTTCTGCTGACTGGGCAGGCTAGAGGAGTATGACCCTGGTGTTTACAATAAGTACAATAAAGTGGTATATCTTCATATTCGATATCCTGCCATCTACCTTCCCcatttgggtcatcattttcGTCAAAGCCAATCCAcacactttggattctaggcttggtgatgtccatttggacttttACTTTTGCTACGCTACCCCTCGTCTTTTGCATGAAGGCCATGTCTAAGTGCAATACTTGTCCCACGTCCTCCAGCAAAATCGTAACAAATTCTTTGTGGAAACCATGCCATGGGAGCTCCGGGAGTATGACCCATACAGGGAGAATGGGGGTTTCATAGTTTGGATCAAAGGTAGGAgtccaaacttgaaatctcataaagacacCTTCAATGTACATGCGCTTGCTATCTAAGACAGTAGCTCTATCGTGTTCGTTATCcaggtcaatatatatatgtctagagTTAAAATGCGTAATCTTGACCTTGCCTCGGAGTTCTGTTTGGGCAATGAATTTCTTTCGAATGACCTCCATCTTGGGCATTG
Proteins encoded in this window:
- the LOC129875719 gene encoding uncharacterized protein LOC129875719, which gives rise to MERLKSLKSIHQIPIIAILEPFSDSIQIQYFRNQLNMDHAISNPNGKIWLFWTKDVDCRILENEEQLITCEFNHVMNPNQFIVTFVYAKCKDHLRRPLWDSMLQQSATSLPWCTLGDFNVITDPQEKLGGVTYNMKKSLEFISIIEACGLQDLGFCGQRYTWSNLRGIMFKIWKRLDRGMVNDKWLEMMSQTTITHLPSVGSDHCPLLLEMTDQNQQHTKYFKFLNCWTEQPSFLDTVSNCWNRTMEGNPMWCFHQKIKRLAATLSTWSRLQFGDIYAKVKEYEDKTRHAEEELISSNSEENKTKLHAINAEYIKYLKLEESMLKQKTQLHWFKEGDVNSKYFHALIRGRRRKLYIHKIQNEDDNWVQGEENIAKAACEHFQAIFTGEETQIQEHTLQCIPRMVTDEHNRNLKAIPTIEELRTVVFLMNPNSAAGPDGMNGKHGFFHSTRGLKQGDPLSPALFIIGAEVLSRLMNNLRQHPQYHGFLMAKKGPQINHLSFADDIIIFSSGRSHTLKLIMETLHTYEHASGQLINRDKSNFMVPSNAFNSTVRRIKKVTGFKQKNSPITYLGCPLYIGRQRIIYYSELIAKVVARIAGWQAKLISYGERVTLIKHVIQALPIHLLSASSPPATTIKQIQSITANFFWGWKNERRKYHWSSWKNLSYPYEEGGIGVRLISDVAKSFQYKQWWIFRTKNSLWSEFLKAKYCQRSNPITKKWHTGQSLIWKHLMKNKHNVEPHIQWQIQSGSCLFWWDNWLGVGPLVNFRSASSRQNNTKVSSFMINGQWNVELVSQKTPPQFVPSILASNINYQPHKLDQASWKPNSSGEFSCSSAWELIRDKRSKTRINSQTWHKHIPFKCSFLLWRALRGKLPTNEKLISFGEAPAQCYCCHRAGLDTIDHIFVSGNFARKRKPSAHMVKLNTDGSALHNPGKIGGGGLLRNNQGDLLFAFSTPFGEGTNNQSEILAAIFGLTWCLQLGYTKVILEVDSELVIRWIKHLAQPPWTVRTQLQQLQDISHQFQVFKCSHTYREANFTADVLSKHSHKCTTPQIYLNKQELLKEARAYFELDKLEMANFRRRRLKRIKKPP